One Danio rerio strain Tuebingen ecotype United States chromosome 7, GRCz12tu, whole genome shotgun sequence genomic window, tttttagcatttattacagtgtgcTGGGTCTATATGCTACATTATTTGGTTTATTGAGCTCTGTTTTTTTGGATATACTCTTTGGTTAAGATCAAGTATGTCTGAATATTCCATTGTAAATTTAAGAAATTGATCAGCAGTTCAAATACCTAATGATTTACGGTAGGAAgtttacaaaatatctttaaggaacattatttttacttgcttttctaatgatttttttttttttgcataaaagaaAATCGATCCTACAATGTATTTTGGATTGGGTATCGAACTATCTAAGTATAATTTTTATCAATCATTTAACATCCTTTTTACCCATTATCATATTACCATGTAGCTTATAATTTGTATTTCTCTTTCTCCTTCATGTGCATATTTTAGTTCAGTGTGCATAAGTGCACTGAACCCATCCAGCCTCAAGCATCTCTGAAGTTTCCTCAAATCTACCGGCCCAAACCTTCTGTGACTTCTCAAGAGGTGATAAACTACAAAGAACATGGAGCTTCCAATGACACGTCTGCAGCCGAGCTCGACACCTGTAACCAAGCAACCGAACGTGAGGAGGTTTTCTCCCTCCCGCGGCAAGGTAAAGAAATGACAGCTAAAACATAATGGAACTCAATGGGGAGgatctgtgtgtgtgagcgcgactGATTTTACTGTGCGTTCCAGTCCACTTCAGCCAGTGGGAGACACCAGCTCATTTCAAGAGGGTCAGAAATCAATATATGTGAGGCTGACTTAATTTATTAGCTGAAACAATTACGATTGATATCTATTAATTTAGCCTTCAATGGGTTTCATGTAAACTGAAATTTCCGCCATTAAAAACTATGCAAGACACCAGTGGCATTTGTTGATGTCATTAAAATCAATTGCACAGAGGCGATTGCCAACCTCTCGCATTAAAGCAGTGAAACCTGCTATTGTATTCATGCCTGGTGTCTGAGCTACATTGAGCTGACTCATAGAGCACAGATTCCATCATGATAGGTAAAGGTTAAACACAATATAATAATTCATGATCAAGGCCTTCCTTTCTGAGCCAGAGTAAAACACTCACTGTAGCAGATGCAGAGAAAGTAAGAAGCATCACGTTTCTCGAAGAACTTAACAAAGGTGTACTGACATATACTGACaaaatgatttttgctgcttgttcaaactactaatttaaaatgagctgaaacaacacaattcttcagattCTTAGGGGATTAcctaattgctttatgttcaatctgcctaaatttgttacattaacttaactgaattgtgttgggacaacatgaatgaattgtgtgaaaccctgcatttttatgCATGAGTGCAATCATTTTGCTTCTATACAATAGTTAAACAAGAAGTTATTATATCACATACTAGCATTTTATATGCACCACTGCCTTCATAATATAAATGTTTGCTCCACCCATGAGAATGATTCCTTCATGCAGCGCTCAGGAATGAATGAAAAACCAAATGAATGGATGGGATAATTGATTCTgtatctcatttaaaaaaaaattcaccactGATTGGAAAACTGATTCAACCTGTAAAGGAGTCACGAAATAAAGTCCCTGGAGTACCAGAACTATCTCTTCTCTACAAAACATGATGGGATTTCTGGGAGATGCTCATTTACTCAGAGTTCAATCTGCTCTAACATTCAATTCCTCTACAGCTTCTGCTGATGAAATACCTTGCTCATCTGAACAAACTGGTGCCATGACGACAAGTAGCTCCATCCTGTATCCGAAACTGCACTTCTCCATCAGCCTGCACAAAGAAAGCGGAGAGCTACACATTAACATTGTTGAAGGTAACAATCACTCATTTACTCTACCGTTTCTAGAAAGAACTCTTGTGGATTGAATCTCAGACTAAATGGGATAGCATTTGTTTGATTAATGTATGTAAAAAAGGACATTTCAGACGTGCTGGATTACTGAAAtgctataataatataataaagatttGAATTGCTTTGATTATGCACATGGTTCAAAACACTTGCTTTTTTCAGAAGAATTTTAGGGGCACAGTGAAAATCTATTAGATAAATTGTACTTTTTGATTGCTGGCTGCATTTCTTCTACCTCACCATATCGAGCCATAATTAGAAACAGACAAATTGTCTTCTGTCTGATGTTAATGTTGCTCTGGTGTAAAAGTTACTGTAAAACAACCAACATTATTACTGTTtcctgtactgtttttttttctggactggGCTTTTAAAATTAAGATATAGGAAGAATCTTTTAGGCCTACGTTATTCATGTAACTGATAACAATGtgattcaataaataaatcaaaatagctaattttttgtttaacaagCACTTATTCTTATCCATATGtgaaagtataataataaaatacaaataaacatgcCTAtggctaaatataatagtttattcattcatatttcttCCTtaagttcctttatttatcaggggtccccacagcgaaatgaaccgccaactgattcagcatatgttttatgcagcggatagcCTTTCAGCCACAACTTAGTACTGGGAAACTACACTTGGActgtacccagaggaaacctacgcaaacacagggagattatgcaaactccactcagaaatgccaactgacccagctggaactcatactagtgaccttcttggtgtgaggtgacagtgctaaccactgagccaccgtgccaccctaattgtttatagtttaatttaataacataattttaccAGAACTATCTCAACTCTGCTTTCTACAATACATACAGTAGGATGTACATTGGAAACGCATCTGCTCAAATGACACACGCAGCTCAGTTTTCAGTTCGACGCAGAACCCAGGCGAGTGAATCCTGAATGAACCCAATTGATTGAATCAAATGATTGATCTTAAAAGATAGTGACCACTTACTGAATAACTGCAGAAAGAGTCACTGAAAAATCTATACCACTAATGCATACCGGAGCTCCAGGAAAATTCCCAGGAGGACCAGACTGTACAgtctctgtgtttacattgtacaGTATGTTTGACAAGCACATCAGCTCAAATTACAAAATGATTCTAGAACCACTCTGTTTTAGCACACACGCAGGCCATCAAGGTTACGAAAActtttttcaacttagtccctttattaatctggggtcaccacagcggaatgaaccaccaacttatccagcacgatttacgcagcggataccctaaaagctgcaacccaacactggaaaacacccgtacacactcatttacacacatacacggttcaaattttaaaatatttagttcacctataatgcatgtctttggactgtgggggaaaccggagcacccagaggaaacccacgcaaacacggagagaacatgcaaactccacacagtaatgccaactgatccagttggggctcgaaccaacaaccttcttgccaTGAGGCTGTTGAGCTACCCactaaacaatacattttaaatcaaCTTGATTGGACAACTTGTTAAATATCCATTATTATCTTTTTAGAATATGATTTCCCTCCTTATTTATCTAGTTTGGGTGGCTAAATTTTTTTCTTACttgtcattttgatattaacaaaatATTTGTGAAACTCTCGCCATTTCACCTTCAAGCTTTTTTAGCATGGAATTTGATTTACAAACACAATTTCTCACCACACCGTTACATTATTTGGAATAATAaggatattttatatttaaaaaatcaattttttttatttgtttgatgcaGATGATGTAGTTACATTGTATTGGTAGACCAGTTATTTATTTCAGACGGTCTTTTCTTTACATATGAGGAATTcttaacaaaatataattttcttATACCACCAAAGGAATTTACAACAGTTTTTGGTATAATCTCCCCTAAAATATGTGTTGCATAAAcaacaaaacagattaaatgaTCAGCTATCAGCACAGTTTTCACCAGTGACTCTCCGATAAAAATATGCGTTTCCTAAAGTTGTAAGAAGGATGTTGAATCAAAACCAAATGCAAAAGCATATTGGAATCAATTTATGAGTGATGTCGATTGGAAAACAGTTTGGCTTCTGCCTAATCGCTGTCTCTTGACAAACATGGTTAAAGAGATTTCATTTAAACTTCTTCTCAGAACATATCCTgccaaactttaaataaaaaaaaaaagatatagatGTGAGATGTTGCTTTTGCAAGCAGAAGCCAGAGAATGCTGTTCTTTGCTGTCGTCAGTATTGATGAAAATTGATGTAAAGCTATTACTTTACATTGGAAAGATGTTCTTTTAGCAATTTTTGAAAACTCTAGAGACAAAAAGacctacacattttttttaaataaatttcattattttaatggcCAAATTTCATATTCATAAATAAGATTTTTCAGGCAAAAatcctttgcatttaaaaatttattaaaatattataatgtgTTTGTATCACCCTCAAAAAATCAAAAAAGTATGTAAATTGTACAAGCCTGTATAACATTTaatgatatggtttatatatctGGTAGCACGGTAGCGCAGTggctagcacaatcgcctcacaggaagaaggtcgctggtttgagctccggctgggtcagttggcatttctgtgtggagtttgttcttCCCAtgatcgtgtgggtttcctaAGGGTGACCcagtttccgccacagtccaaagacatgcactataggtgaattggttaggctaaattgtccgtaatgtagatgtgtgaatgagtgtgtatggatatttcccagtgctgggttgcagctggaagggcatcagctgcgtaaaacatatgctggataagttggaggttcattaaATTggggcaaccccagattaataaagggactaagccaaaaagaaaataaatgaatgaatgtttatatcTCCCCCTAGCCTTTGAAATTCTCTtaacatttattgtatttgactTGCATTGTATTTTTGACAttgttcaataataaaaaatgccATCAGAAGGTCATACAACAGGAGCAGATACAGTATCTGTTAAAAGCAGGCTTTGGTGTTGAACTTGTAGTCTTCTCAGGGCTCATCCAGGTGTTTTTGCAGGATAGAGGTGTCACTGTGGGTTTACCCACCGCTTCCGGGGTCTGGGGGAGGTTTGGATATTCAAAACTCTCTGTgattaaagcaaataaaagcCTCTTTCAGGCAGCTTAAAGCCTTTTAATCACAGAATTATCATTTCAATAGCTGCAGCCTTGATTGATACGCATCATTATCTGTAATGAGGGTAAATCTGCTTTAAACTCAAAACCTCTATTCAGCTCATCCAAACAGGAAAGAGGGAGCGAGAGAGGATCAGTCGTGCTGCCTGAAATGTAAAAAGGAATGAAAAGTGAggagtcataaaaaaaaaacaataagggCCTTTGTGACTTTTGGCGACCCAGTTTCTCATCCTGCTCCTTGTTATATTATGATTCATATTGTCTTTTTCTGCACAGCGGAGAATATATCAGTGGAAGCAGGCTGTGAGGGATATATATCAGGGTGTGTCAGTGTCTCCGAAGAgcagaaacatgcacacacagcgGTCCACAAGCTGGCAGTGCATGTGCAGTGGGGCGAGGAGCTGGTGTTTGCACTGCCTATGGAGAGCACAGAAGACACTGACAGTCTAGATGGAGAGGTGGCGCTTTCCCTTCACTGCTGTGACCGATTCTCCCATAACTCCACTTTGGGCATGATGCGCTTCAAGCTGGCTGATGTGAGCATGATGTTGGACGCCGACTGCTGGGTTGACTTACAGCCACCCAAACAGGTGAGAAACATTGTTTCAAAATGTCAACAAGTCAAAGTTACCATTGCTAagatttttattgacttttttgaAGATGCAGATGACACATTTAACAGTCATAGGTATCTTAAATCTTTGTAATctgttaatattttgttttaaaaatatgtctgtatatttatacaacagttctgtctggttctaaaatctgattggctgatagccgtgatatatttaagtaatatcagcacccgtacagcctctttaccctttgtgtattactccgcccgcATACAGCCAGCAAAACGCAGACactgcatcaacaaggcatttgcgtcctcagaactgccactcactggatattttcttttttccggacatttttctgtaaaccctggagatggttgtgcatgaaaatcccagtagatcagcaatttctgaaacaCTCAGCCCAGCCAGTCTGGTACTTTTAAATCACTTCTCTTTTCCGCTCTGATGCtccgtttgaactgcagcagatcatctcgaccatgtctacatgcctaattgcACAAAGTttctgccatttgattggctcattaaaaatttgcgttaacgaacagttgtacaggtgtacctaattaagtgtaCAAACACaggggctgcgtccaaaaccgcctactactcagtaggtactgcatttgaatttaaacgtactatttGGCTGTTGGAaaagttctatacagtatgaatgtgaaaagtatgaatggaattcggacgtactacatccgccattttgacacagtcacgtgacgtacctgcgtcatttgcgtcgctttactcccattcatgaattcgctcgcggggtgTCATGGGATAAGGCAGCGTgaatgggatgcgcactccagaatctcaccggaagtagtaagtcatccgggtacttcttgcatactgtttttttaattctatgaattcagacatactacctgcctcgcatactgatttcagcatactgtatagtatggaagtatgcagtttcggacgcagccaggcACACACTATTTATCACTTAAGGGCTATAGATATTCAGTCTATACAATGGTACCAGGTTTTTGAGATCTGGCATATCATCATTTACTAGAATGAAATGAAAATtatcacaacaataaaataaatataagtttttttcgtttttttcaaACATATTCAGTTCACAGATGTCACCAACAAGTAAACCCCACAGATATGTCTCTCTTTTTACAGAATACAACGAGAAGGCATGTTAAAACAAAGTACAGCAGTAAATTCAATGTTTCTTTGACACACTTTTTCTTACTGCCATGGTTCCATTCTTGATGCTATATGAGTAGCTTTATTATGGGATGCTGACTGTGTGTTGATGTGTTTCTCAGTCTTCACAAGAGCAAAGTGCACATATTGGCAGGAGTTTATAAATAGCTCTGACATCTTTTTGGACATCCACATCCTGCAGGTTATTGCCCATAAGAGGTGTGTTATGAGCATAGATCTAAGAGTTTATTTCAAGAAACTGCACTCCCTTCACACCTTGTTCGCTTAATATCACTCTCTTGGGTCCAGgccataaaacacaaacacacacacacacacacacacacataaacacacacacactccaccccCACTGTTCTTTGATCAGCTGATGATGTCATAGACCTCCATTGCTGGAGATCTTTATTTGCGTCATCTCGCCTCCCAGAGGAGATCCGCTTCTAACAGACACAGACTCACAAACATGCCAGGAATTACTAACCACCGTTGGACTgcagggagagacagagagagagtgagagagagagttagGAAGTAATGCATGAGCAGGCTTAGaggtgtttagtgtgtgtgtgtgtatgtttgtttgcatGTAGAGTTTGGCCTATGATGAACATGATGACGCAGGTTGTATGGTGCCCTTCAGAATGTATTATTTGTTCATATACAACATTCATAAATGCTTAATCATTGTAAGAGCTCTCATTAAGAGTCATATTTCATTAATGTGGATATTTCAGATACGGTGCATGAATGCAAGACCTTGAACTCATTAATGAATGAgggaatgaaatgaaataaactgTACACCCACCAACCTCTTTATTAGATACTCTTTGCAGAACTGccttcagtttttttcttttttaataaaacaaagtttTGATGAGTTggaggcacggtggctcaggttaacactgttacctcacagcaagaagtttgcggttcgagccctggctgggccagttgtggagtttgcatgtactccctgtgttggcctgggtttcctccgggtgctctggtttcccccacagtccaaatacatgcgaattgaataaactaaattgtgcatagtgtatgtgtgtatatgtgtgtttggatgtttcccagtactgggttacagctggaagggcatcttagcaaatgctaagaacaggaaactgaggctacaatttgcacaggctcaccaaaattggacaatagaagattgaaaaaaatgttgcctggtctgagtctcgatttctgctgctaaTATTCTGATgtaagggtcagaatttggcggtcacaacataaaaacatgcatccattctgccttgtatcaaaagttcaggctgctggtggtggtgatgtaatagtgtggggatatt contains:
- the syt13 gene encoding synaptotagmin-13 isoform X2, whose amino-acid sequence is MLVSATALLGATLGTVSGVLTLCGLSLLCKSCKKGKLESGDEADPEKAKPSILHTLTQFSVHKCTEPIQPQASLKFPQIYRPKPSVTSQEVINYKEHGASNDTSAAELDTCNQATEREEVFSLPRQASADEIPCSSEQTGAMTTSSSILYPKLHFSISLHKESGELHINIVEAENISVEAGCEGYISGCVSVSEEQKHAHTAVHKLAVHVQWGEELVFALPMESTEDTDSLDGEVALSLHCCDRFSHNSTLGMMRFKLADVSMMLDADCWVDLQPPKQEVTSSTGELLLSLSYLPAANRLGVVVMKARGLQSDKLKDNIDLSVKLTLKHQNAKLKKKQTRRVKHKMNPVWNEMMMLELPSELLAKSSVDLEVLNLASPGTLLPLGRCMLGLQTSGTGLQHWKQMLDNPRKQIAMWHPLYT
- the syt13 gene encoding synaptotagmin-13 (The RefSeq protein has 3 substitutions compared to this genomic sequence), giving the protein MLVSATALLGATLGTVSGVLTLCGLSLLCKSCKKGKLESGDEADPEKAKPSILHTLTQFSVHKCTEPIQPQASLKFPQIYRPKPSVTSQEVINYKEHGASNDTSAAELDTCNQATEREEVFSLPRQASADETPCTSEQTGAMTTSSSILYPKLHFSISLHKESGELHINIVEAENISVEAGCEGYISGCVSVSEEQKHAHTAVHKLAVHVQWGEELVFALPMEGTEDTDSLDGEVALSLHCCDRFSHNSTLGMMRFKLADVSMMLDADCWVDLQPPKQEVTSSTGELLLSLSYLPAANRLGVVVMKARGLQSDKLKDNIDLSVKLTLKHQNAKLKKKQTRRVKHKMNPVWNEMMMLELPSELLAKSSVDLEVLNLASPGTLLPLGRCMLGLQTSGTGLQHWKQMLDNPRKQIAMWHPLYT